Proteins encoded by one window of Chondromyces crocatus:
- a CDS encoding STAS/SEC14 domain-containing protein, whose amino-acid sequence MSDPSYGRHTLTFHEPGVVDMVVRGDLSGDEMRQFLETVARFSRGRPHLLGIADLGEGGSVSIEARKIAADFTPRIPFRVLAYYRASFQMRLTTKLTLVASQLMSLGGGAPTGCEIRFFTTESEARAWIDERLRVLYPAFVSSS is encoded by the coding sequence GTGAGTGACCCTTCCTACGGCCGACACACACTCACCTTCCATGAGCCAGGCGTGGTCGACATGGTCGTGCGAGGTGACCTATCCGGGGACGAGATGCGCCAGTTCCTGGAGACGGTGGCGCGTTTCTCTCGGGGGCGCCCTCATCTCCTCGGCATTGCCGATCTCGGCGAGGGCGGCAGCGTGAGCATCGAGGCGAGGAAGATCGCGGCAGACTTCACCCCCCGCATCCCGTTCAGGGTGCTGGCGTACTATCGCGCGAGCTTCCAGATGCGCCTCACGACGAAGCTCACGCTGGTCGCATCCCAGTTGATGTCGCTGGGTGGCGGAGCACCGACTGGCTGTGAGATCCGCTTCTTCACGACGGAGTCCGAGGCGCGCGCATGGATCGACGAGCGCCTCCGCGTGTTGTACCCCGCCTTCGTCTCCTCCTCCTGA
- a CDS encoding RHS repeat-associated core domain-containing protein, which translates to MHESIHSNAFNFSSYISGGVDPRTGQYTASIHLAQLRPPNLDELSRDLTLGFSALSPTNRGFGVGWSLNLTTLDLDRGMNILTFSDGRSFRGNALPQAGQDLTFRDQKLKDFRVRVIDANTFDVIHKDGLVERLVARPGDPVARLAFLRFPSGETFQFHHEQMVDGVPYLTRVVLVQTGQSHLTITYQAGNAVLVEFPVDHGRTARILLRYQNNLLTTVTLPYDAADPVGDVSALPSYAFSYMNLGPSFRGIERLRSPAGSVDTVQYLQDGLRLNGGGFVPCVMSHAVLPGRGQPTITKTYQFSQDRNFLGYESGSPVFVEGEDNLYLVRGDYSYESTENVLDGTAVLSSTVRTFNKFHLLTREAKVQQGTRTTTTITYNDKPSLAFEQQPANLQQPRRIVTRYEHVQSPASGRDEIVETETDDYGNTLSTVDATGVRTSYDYFPAAGTAGQCPADPFGFVRYVKRITSTPAPSASGDATARTTDYSYAQTSTLGGLPAPYFVTKATERLSSGQTRTFAYNDTPASANTHGLLRESSVSLGGSTTVIFFAYAVQGGATTTTTTTTGFDGVRASTSVTFSRITSRRWRETDVNGVTTASTYDALGRLVEQVMSPETANEVRRRYEYRYPAAGEANGWPMLVETDTQGVGTRVHYDGLGRVCSVEAQDDDRDLPTGSAAYQGTFRQTLENSYDVLGQVIAEKRHDWWWNAQQTSRLATPTSQVTRFAYDGWGSLNRTTFADGRVLLSGHDPVTRTMRRGLEGEGMTVTTFDAFDNPSTVTLVHADGRVAATTRHQYDGFGRKVAEEDPLGNMTRYSYDAFDREVGRVLPDGTRVQSQYAAFSASALSTGVSVDGTSFGSRTYDGLSRVTSESVGGRTTRYGYGERGDKPSQIITPSVTLQLQYAAHLGGRLVSLDGGGDRITYQYSPRTAALAQGESGGATQDLRYFASGLMRSATDVIQGGAQQNAAASRYAYSMSGLLQTFTDGFGNPHTSAYDAHGRLEQCQNGTRVATYAYDRAGRVSMLRVEDTAMRSSLVTSMTYDDFGRETRRAIIATPAQPEQVIATTYVATGQIGRRVTTVGGELWRDEVFSYDSRRRLQRYQCDGSQPPRDASGRAVREQVFSFDRWSNITRLESSDGSGVETTNYTYGPRDPTQLTRIETHGKESILDYDEAGNLVRDERGQRLVYDGRGRLVQVLDADQRVLSQYHYDSMGRLAAQTLPDGVDAFRSFQGESIVGQTIGGRRLSFLTAEGNTLAQGDEQGGSSRSHLFATDGQNSTLTSLDAQQGQSEHFRYTAYGERSTSGPGEILLGFNGEFRDPVTGWYFLGNGYRVYNPTLMRFHSPDGWSPFGQGGVNPYVYCGNDPINRFDPTGHLSTSAWVNIGIGIASILFGVFTLGAGAAVGMGVIAGTGVIGALATTSALSVTAAVVGVASSAVGIAASALEDNQKASGILNWVATGLGIASGVVGITAAVRSAASTASAGAATARAVKNEVAGISESLLAETIPKFARADAIALGFSVAADGLGLASAGVGVAATVTANHGDTRTASILGWVSLGLGATSLATGFAGAGHSAHGALSAPSSASSSGSSGTSTASRSGGSAGGESPLRASRLLGERATFRLNSDRINNVYNNLPVPGPSGIFSVAEFDAQSIFITRL; encoded by the coding sequence ATGCACGAATCCATTCACTCCAATGCATTCAACTTCAGCTCGTACATCTCCGGAGGCGTCGACCCGAGGACGGGCCAGTATACGGCGTCGATCCACCTCGCCCAGCTCCGCCCTCCCAACCTCGATGAGCTGAGCCGTGACCTCACCCTCGGCTTCTCGGCGCTCAGCCCGACGAACCGCGGCTTCGGCGTGGGATGGTCCCTGAACCTGACGACCCTCGATCTGGACCGGGGGATGAACATCCTGACCTTCTCCGATGGGCGGAGCTTCAGGGGCAATGCGCTGCCCCAGGCTGGTCAAGATCTCACCTTCAGGGATCAAAAGCTCAAGGACTTCAGGGTGAGGGTGATCGATGCGAACACCTTCGACGTCATCCACAAGGACGGGCTCGTCGAGCGACTCGTCGCCCGTCCCGGTGATCCGGTCGCAAGGCTGGCTTTCCTGCGGTTTCCCAGTGGTGAGACGTTTCAGTTCCATCACGAGCAAATGGTGGATGGCGTCCCCTACCTGACGCGGGTCGTCCTCGTCCAGACCGGGCAGAGCCACCTGACCATCACCTATCAAGCCGGCAATGCCGTTCTCGTCGAGTTCCCCGTCGATCACGGTCGGACCGCGAGGATCCTGCTGCGTTACCAGAACAACCTGCTGACCACCGTGACCCTCCCGTACGATGCGGCCGATCCGGTCGGGGATGTCAGCGCATTGCCCAGTTACGCTTTCTCCTACATGAACCTCGGTCCTTCCTTCCGCGGCATCGAGCGGCTGAGGAGCCCGGCAGGATCGGTCGATACCGTCCAGTATTTGCAGGATGGCCTCCGATTGAACGGGGGCGGCTTCGTCCCCTGCGTGATGTCACACGCCGTGCTCCCGGGTCGCGGGCAACCGACCATCACCAAGACCTATCAGTTCAGCCAGGATCGCAACTTCCTCGGCTACGAGTCCGGTAGCCCCGTGTTCGTGGAAGGTGAGGACAACCTCTACCTGGTGCGCGGTGATTACAGCTACGAGAGCACCGAGAATGTTCTCGATGGTACGGCGGTGCTGTCGTCCACGGTGCGCACCTTCAACAAGTTCCACCTCCTGACGCGGGAGGCGAAGGTTCAGCAGGGCACCCGGACCACGACGACCATCACGTACAATGACAAGCCGTCGCTCGCTTTCGAGCAGCAACCGGCGAACCTCCAGCAGCCACGTCGCATCGTCACGCGCTACGAGCACGTGCAGTCGCCGGCCAGCGGGCGAGACGAGATCGTGGAGACCGAGACCGACGATTACGGAAATACGCTGAGCACCGTCGACGCGACCGGGGTCAGGACGTCCTACGATTACTTTCCGGCGGCCGGTACCGCAGGGCAATGCCCGGCCGATCCCTTCGGCTTCGTCCGCTACGTCAAGCGCATCACCAGCACGCCTGCTCCGAGCGCCTCGGGCGACGCCACTGCCCGGACCACCGACTACAGCTATGCGCAGACGTCGACCCTCGGTGGGCTCCCGGCGCCCTACTTCGTCACCAAGGCCACGGAGCGTCTCTCCAGCGGTCAGACGAGGACCTTCGCTTACAACGACACCCCTGCCAGCGCGAATACCCATGGCTTGCTGAGAGAGTCGAGCGTCAGTCTCGGTGGTAGCACCACGGTGATCTTCTTCGCGTATGCCGTGCAGGGGGGGGCCACGACGACGACCACCACCACCACTGGCTTCGACGGTGTCCGCGCGAGCACGAGCGTCACCTTCTCCCGCATCACCAGCCGGCGCTGGCGAGAGACCGACGTGAATGGGGTGACGACGGCCTCCACCTACGATGCTCTGGGGCGGCTGGTCGAGCAGGTGATGTCACCCGAGACTGCGAACGAGGTGAGGCGCCGCTACGAGTACCGCTATCCCGCGGCCGGCGAGGCGAACGGGTGGCCGATGCTCGTGGAGACCGATACCCAGGGGGTGGGGACGCGGGTTCATTACGATGGCCTCGGGCGTGTCTGCTCTGTCGAAGCGCAGGACGACGACCGCGATCTCCCGACGGGGAGCGCGGCCTATCAAGGGACGTTTCGCCAGACGTTGGAGAACTCCTACGACGTTCTCGGTCAGGTGATTGCGGAGAAGCGCCATGACTGGTGGTGGAATGCGCAGCAGACGTCGCGGCTCGCGACGCCGACCAGCCAGGTGACCCGCTTCGCCTACGACGGCTGGGGGTCGCTGAACCGCACCACGTTTGCCGATGGTCGCGTGCTGCTGTCCGGTCATGACCCGGTGACCCGGACGATGCGCCGCGGCCTCGAAGGTGAGGGCATGACGGTGACCACGTTCGACGCCTTCGACAACCCCTCGACCGTGACCCTGGTTCACGCGGACGGGCGGGTCGCTGCGACGACGCGCCATCAGTACGATGGGTTCGGGCGGAAGGTCGCCGAGGAGGACCCGCTCGGCAACATGACGAGGTATTCCTACGACGCTTTCGACCGTGAGGTCGGGCGGGTGCTGCCCGATGGGACCCGGGTGCAGTCGCAGTACGCTGCGTTCAGCGCCAGCGCGCTCTCGACCGGGGTCTCGGTCGACGGTACGAGCTTCGGGTCCCGCACCTATGACGGCCTGTCCCGGGTGACCTCGGAGAGCGTCGGTGGGCGCACGACCCGCTATGGCTATGGAGAGCGCGGCGACAAACCCTCCCAGATCATCACCCCCAGCGTCACGCTACAGCTCCAGTATGCCGCCCACCTGGGGGGGCGACTCGTTTCCCTCGATGGCGGTGGTGACCGCATCACCTACCAGTACAGCCCCAGGACGGCGGCGCTTGCTCAGGGGGAGAGCGGCGGCGCGACGCAGGATCTGCGCTACTTCGCGTCGGGCTTGATGCGCAGTGCGACGGACGTGATCCAGGGGGGCGCCCAGCAGAATGCGGCAGCCTCGCGCTACGCCTACAGCATGTCGGGTCTCCTCCAGACCTTCACCGACGGTTTCGGAAATCCGCACACCAGCGCCTACGACGCTCACGGCCGCCTCGAGCAATGCCAGAACGGAACTCGCGTGGCCACGTATGCGTACGACCGTGCCGGGAGGGTATCGATGCTTCGCGTCGAAGACACGGCCATGCGCTCCAGCCTGGTCACCTCCATGACCTACGACGACTTCGGCCGTGAGACCCGGCGCGCCATCATCGCCACCCCCGCCCAGCCGGAGCAGGTGATTGCGACGACCTATGTCGCCACGGGACAGATAGGCCGACGTGTCACCACCGTGGGGGGAGAGCTGTGGCGCGACGAGGTGTTCAGCTACGACAGCCGGCGGCGTCTGCAGCGGTATCAGTGCGACGGGAGCCAGCCCCCGAGGGACGCCAGCGGTCGTGCCGTGCGTGAGCAGGTCTTCTCCTTCGACCGCTGGAGCAACATCACGCGGCTCGAGAGCTCCGACGGTAGCGGTGTGGAGACGACGAACTACACCTATGGGCCTCGGGATCCGACCCAGCTCACGCGCATCGAGACCCATGGCAAGGAGTCGATCCTCGATTATGACGAGGCCGGGAACCTCGTTCGTGACGAGCGCGGACAGCGGCTCGTTTACGACGGTCGTGGTCGGTTGGTGCAGGTGCTCGACGCGGACCAGCGTGTGTTGAGCCAGTACCACTACGACTCCATGGGCAGGCTCGCCGCCCAGACCTTGCCCGATGGTGTCGACGCCTTCAGGTCCTTCCAGGGAGAGAGCATCGTCGGGCAGACCATCGGTGGTCGCCGGCTTTCGTTCTTGACCGCGGAGGGAAACACGCTGGCGCAAGGCGATGAACAGGGCGGCTCCTCGCGCAGTCACCTCTTCGCCACGGATGGCCAGAACAGCACGCTGACCTCTCTGGATGCCCAGCAAGGGCAGTCCGAGCATTTTCGCTACACGGCCTATGGCGAGCGCAGCACCTCGGGTCCGGGGGAGATCCTTCTCGGCTTCAACGGTGAGTTCCGGGACCCGGTCACCGGCTGGTATTTCCTGGGCAACGGCTACCGCGTCTACAACCCGACCCTCATGCGCTTCCACAGCCCGGATGGGTGGAGTCCGTTCGGACAGGGGGGCGTGAATCCCTACGTCTACTGTGGCAATGATCCGATCAATCGGTTCGATCCCACGGGGCACCTCAGCACCTCGGCGTGGGTGAACATCGGCATCGGCATTGCGAGCATCCTTTTCGGCGTATTCACTCTCGGCGCTGGGGCTGCCGTTGGTATGGGCGTGATCGCTGGCACTGGTGTCATTGGCGCGCTGGCCACCACGAGTGCCCTGTCGGTCACGGCAGCGGTGGTGGGGGTCGCGTCGAGCGCCGTCGGGATTGCCGCGTCGGCCCTCGAAGACAACCAGAAGGCGTCCGGGATCCTCAACTGGGTCGCGACTGGCCTCGGTATTGCGAGCGGCGTCGTCGGCATCACTGCAGCCGTCCGCTCCGCCGCCTCCACAGCCTCTGCGGGCGCAGCCACGGCCAGGGCGGTCAAGAACGAGGTGGCCGGGATCAGCGAGAGTCTACTGGCTGAGACCATCCCGAAATTCGCCCGTGCCGACGCCATCGCGCTCGGCTTCTCGGTGGCCGCGGACGGCCTCGGGCTCGCCTCTGCGGGCGTCGGTGTGGCGGCGACCGTCACCGCCAACCACGGAGACACGAGGACCGCCAGCATCCTGGGCTGGGTCTCGCTGGGCCTGGGTGCCACCAGCCTCGCCACGGGCTTCGCCGGAGCAGGGCACAGCGCTCACGGTGCTCTGAGTGCGCCGAGCAGCGCGTCGAGCTCCGGGAGCAGCGGTACCTCGACGGCGTCCCGCTCGGGCGGTAGCGCTGGTGGCGAGAGCCCCCTTCGCGCATCGCGCCTGCTGGGCGAGCGAGCCACCTTCCGGCTGAACTCGGATCGCATCAACAACGTCTACAACAACCTGCCCGTCCCCGGTCCGAGCGGCATCTTCAGCGTCGCGGAGTTCGATGCACAGAGCATCTTCATCACGCGGCTCTGA
- a CDS encoding STAS/SEC14 domain-containing protein: MIEDSFGKHHLRYTAPALIEFTVRGPISEQDAVGITGFITEHTRTQPDVLVLVDVTEMGSMSPGARKLAAVSAEQVAYRVLAFHGASFQTRLLVTLTIGAMRLLSDSNHEVRFFKSPTEARTWIEARHHALYAAVPTRRSGTF, translated from the coding sequence ATGATCGAGGACAGCTTCGGGAAGCACCATCTCCGGTACACCGCACCTGCACTCATCGAGTTCACGGTGCGCGGTCCAATTTCCGAGCAGGATGCCGTCGGAATCACCGGCTTCATCACGGAGCACACGCGGACGCAGCCCGATGTGCTGGTGCTCGTCGACGTGACCGAGATGGGCTCGATGAGCCCCGGTGCCAGGAAGCTGGCCGCCGTCTCGGCGGAGCAGGTGGCCTATCGGGTGCTGGCGTTCCACGGGGCGAGTTTTCAAACGAGACTGCTGGTCACGTTGACCATTGGCGCGATGCGGTTGCTGTCGGATTCGAACCACGAGGTGCGCTTCTTCAAGTCGCCCACCGAGGCGCGCACCTGGATCGAGGCGCGTCACCACGCGCTCTACGCGGCTGTCCCCACG